In Nymphaea colorata isolate Beijing-Zhang1983 chromosome 13, ASM883128v2, whole genome shotgun sequence, one DNA window encodes the following:
- the LOC116266531 gene encoding F-box/kelch-repeat protein At3g61590-like isoform X1, which yields MERQTSWVTSRFREIGKEVWGGESLWGGEAFSDIHGCGQNDDSLVSLDFLLPDELLERILACLPIASIFRAGSVCKRWNQIINSDRFLWHFSNILPQKPWYFMFTSNDDPTGFAYDPILRKWYNIDLPCIGAPNWFIASSCGLVCFMDNNSRNRLYVCNPVTKVHKQIQVPPELKLADYSAISMSVDHKSNCYTIAVAKSKQVPDDFLRWNLSIQVYDSQLKCWVTSLKEVLTGWRGGDESVICNGIFYFLIYSTGVMGNSESRHGLIMYDLVSRSPHVSLMQSLIAVPCSLTCGRLMNLKDKLVMVGGIGKQDRPDIIKGIGIWLLNKTEWQEVARMPHKFFQGFGEFDDVFCSSGTDDLIYIQSYGAPALLAFDISQKQWKWAQKCPSSKFVAGWCCYLCRWKMPGVQHQVMKVKLFKILRMVRFPFLPSSV from the exons ATGGAGAGACAGACATCTTGGGTCACTAGCCGTTTCAGGGAAATAGGAAAAGAGGTGTGGGGTGGTGAATCATTGTGGGGTGGTGAAGCATTCTCAGATATTCATGGTTGTGGGCAGAATGATGATTCTCTTGTTTCTCTTGATTTTCTCCTGCCTGATGAGTTGCTGGAGCGGATCCTGGCTTGCTTGCCCATAGCTAGCATTTTTAGGGCAGGGTCTGTGTGTAAGAGGTGGAATCAGATAATCAATTCAGACAGGTTTTTGTGGCATTTCTCCAACATTTTGCCGCAGAAGCCTTGGTACTTTATGTTCACTAGCAACGATGATCCAACAGGATTTGCATATGATCCGATTCTTAGGAAGTGGTACAATATTGACCTCCCCTGCATTGGTGCACCCAACTGGTTCATCGCTTCTTCATGTGGGTTAGTCTGTTTCATGGACAACAATAGTCGGAACAGGCTGTATGTCTGCAATCCTGTCACCAAGGTTCACAAGCAAATACAAGTGCCTCCTGAGCTTAAACTAGCAGATTACAGCGCAATTTCTATGTCCGTGGACCATAAATCCAACTGCTATACCATAGCAGTTGCAAAATCTAAGCAAGTCCCAGATGACTTCCTTCGGTGGAACCTGTCGATCCAAGTTTATGATTCTCAATTGAAATGTTGGGTTACGTCATTGAAGGAAGTATTGACAGGATGGAGAGGAGGAGACGAGAGTGTGATATGCAATGGGATTTTCTATTTCTTGATTTACTCTACTGGTGTCATGGGGAACTCTGAGAGCAGACACGGGTTGATCATGTATGATCTTGTGAGCCGATCTCCCCATGTTTCTTTGATGCAAAGTTTGATTGCTGTCCCTTGTTCTCTTACATGCGGAAGACTGATGAATCTCAAGGATAAATTGGTAATGGTTGGTGGCATCGGTAAACAAGATAGACCTGATATAATCAAGGGCATTGGGATCTGGCTACTGAACAAGACTGAGTGGCAGGAGGTGGCTCGGATGCCCCACAAGTTCTTTCAAGGATTTGGAGAGTTTGATGATGTTTTCTGTAGCAGTGGAACAGATGATCTCATATACATTCAAAGCTATGGGGCCCCTGCTCTACTTGCGTTTGACATAAGCCAGAAACAATGGAAGTGGGCGCAGAAGTGTCCA AGTTCGAAGTTTGTCGCTGGATGGTGCTGTTATCTATGCAGATGGAAAATGCCAGGGGTGCAGCACCAAGTAATGAAAGTGAAactattcaaaattttgagaatggTTAGATTTCCATTCCTTCCTTCATCGgtataa
- the LOC116266531 gene encoding F-box/kelch-repeat protein At3g61590-like isoform X2: MERQTSWVTSRFREIGKEVWGGESLWGGEAFSDIHGCGQNDDSLVSLDFLLPDELLERILACLPIASIFRAGSVCKRWNQIINSDRFLWHFSNILPQKPWYFMFTSNDDPTGFAYDPILRKWYNIDLPCIGAPNWFIASSCGLVCFMDNNSRNRLYVCNPVTKVHKQIQVPPELKLADYSAISMSVDHKSNCYTIAVAKSKQVPDDFLRWNLSIQVYDSQLKCWVTSLKEVLTGWRGGDESVICNGIFYFLIYSTGVMGNSESRHGLIMYDLVSRSPHVSLMQSLIAVPCSLTCGRLMNLKDKLVMVGGIGKQDRPDIIKGIGIWLLNKTEWQEVARMPHKFFQGFGEFDDVFCSSGTDDLIYIQSYGAPALLAFDISQKQWKWAQKCPVSKRFPLQLFTGFCFEPRLEVAP, translated from the coding sequence ATGGAGAGACAGACATCTTGGGTCACTAGCCGTTTCAGGGAAATAGGAAAAGAGGTGTGGGGTGGTGAATCATTGTGGGGTGGTGAAGCATTCTCAGATATTCATGGTTGTGGGCAGAATGATGATTCTCTTGTTTCTCTTGATTTTCTCCTGCCTGATGAGTTGCTGGAGCGGATCCTGGCTTGCTTGCCCATAGCTAGCATTTTTAGGGCAGGGTCTGTGTGTAAGAGGTGGAATCAGATAATCAATTCAGACAGGTTTTTGTGGCATTTCTCCAACATTTTGCCGCAGAAGCCTTGGTACTTTATGTTCACTAGCAACGATGATCCAACAGGATTTGCATATGATCCGATTCTTAGGAAGTGGTACAATATTGACCTCCCCTGCATTGGTGCACCCAACTGGTTCATCGCTTCTTCATGTGGGTTAGTCTGTTTCATGGACAACAATAGTCGGAACAGGCTGTATGTCTGCAATCCTGTCACCAAGGTTCACAAGCAAATACAAGTGCCTCCTGAGCTTAAACTAGCAGATTACAGCGCAATTTCTATGTCCGTGGACCATAAATCCAACTGCTATACCATAGCAGTTGCAAAATCTAAGCAAGTCCCAGATGACTTCCTTCGGTGGAACCTGTCGATCCAAGTTTATGATTCTCAATTGAAATGTTGGGTTACGTCATTGAAGGAAGTATTGACAGGATGGAGAGGAGGAGACGAGAGTGTGATATGCAATGGGATTTTCTATTTCTTGATTTACTCTACTGGTGTCATGGGGAACTCTGAGAGCAGACACGGGTTGATCATGTATGATCTTGTGAGCCGATCTCCCCATGTTTCTTTGATGCAAAGTTTGATTGCTGTCCCTTGTTCTCTTACATGCGGAAGACTGATGAATCTCAAGGATAAATTGGTAATGGTTGGTGGCATCGGTAAACAAGATAGACCTGATATAATCAAGGGCATTGGGATCTGGCTACTGAACAAGACTGAGTGGCAGGAGGTGGCTCGGATGCCCCACAAGTTCTTTCAAGGATTTGGAGAGTTTGATGATGTTTTCTGTAGCAGTGGAACAGATGATCTCATATACATTCAAAGCTATGGGGCCCCTGCTCTACTTGCGTTTGACATAAGCCAGAAACAATGGAAGTGGGCGCAGAAGTGTCCAGTGAGTAAGCGTTTCCCTTTGCAGCTTTTTACAGGATTTTGCTTTGAACCAAGGCTTGAAGTTGCTCCTTGA